In one window of Erinaceus europaeus chromosome 17, mEriEur2.1, whole genome shotgun sequence DNA:
- the SERPING1 gene encoding plasma protease C1 inhibitor, producing the protein MASRLTLLTLLLLLLPAGGRASSDPPSTSHSSSDPESLHVESKGKTLAKDDTLGSQLPKAKLANTDSASTDSANTDSANTNSASTDSANTNSADTNLANTNSANTNSANTNSDNTSSANANSVNANSTNNANSANDASSTNNANSTTANTTLETTIQPTTVPTTQPTAPPTSEPLCPVLVDACSNMESQSAEAQLAESLVDFSVKLYHAFSAMKKPETNMAFSPFSIASLLTQVLLGAGNSTKRNLENALSYPPDFICVHKALQAFTSKGFTSVSQIFHSPDLPIREAFVNASRSLYGRSPSILGNDSDSNLELINSWVAENTNHKILKLLDSLPSDIRLVLLNAVYLSAKWKTKFNEQKTEMQPFHYKSSEIKVPMMTSKKYPVAQFTDLTLKAKVGQLQLTNNLSLVIVMPMYLTQRLEDMEKALSPTVFKAIMTKLQMLKFQPIFVSLPRLKVKSDHNMLPIMEKLDFFDFAYDLDLCGLTEDPDLQVSAMQHQAVLELTESGVEAAAAATTNVARNLMFFEVQQPFLFLLWDQQHKFPVFMGRVYDPRA; encoded by the exons GGTAGAGCTTCCTCAGATCCACCTAGTACCAGCCACAGCTCCTCCGATCCAGAGAGCTTGCACGTGGAAAGCAAAGGAAAAACTTTAGCCAAAGATGACACCCTAGGAAGTCAACTGCCGAAAGCCAAATTAGCCAACACCGACTCAGCCAGCACCGACTCAGCCAACACTGACTCCGCCAACACTAATTCAGCCAGCACCGACTCAGCCAACACTAATTCAGCCGATACCAACTTAGCCAACACTAATTCAGCCAACACCAACTCGGCCAACACCAATTCAGACAACACCAGCTCAGCCAACGCCAACTCAGTCAATGCCAACTCAACCAACAACGCCAACTCAGCCAACGATGCCAGCTCAACCAACAATGCCAACTCAACCACAGCCAATACTACTTTAGAAACTACCATTCAACCCACCACCGTTCCAACCACCCAGCCAACTGCCCCGCCCACATCTGAGCCATTATGCCCAGTCCTTGTCGATGCCTGCTCTAACATGGAGAGTCAGTCAGCAGAAGCCCAGCTGGCAGAGTCTTTGGTCGACTTCTCCGTGAAGCTCTACCATGCCTTCTCAGCAATGAAGAAGCCTGAGACCAACATGGCCTTCTCCCCGTTCAGCATTGCCAGCCTCCTCACTCAGGTCTTGTTGG GTGCCGGAAACAGCACCAAGAGAAACCTGGAAAATGCTCTCTCCTACCCCCCGGATTTCATCTGTGTCCACAAGGCACTGCAAGCCTTCACATCCAAAGGCTTCACCTCCGTCTCACAGATCTTTCACAGCCCAG ACCTGCCCATACGGGAAGCCTTTGTGAACGCCTCTCGGAGCCTGTATGGCAGAAGCCCCAGCATCCTGGGAAATGACAGTGACAGCAACTTGGAGCTCATCAACTCTTGGGTGGCAGAGAACACCAACCACAAGATCCTCAAGCTCCTCGACAGCCTGCCCTCCGACATCCGCCTGGTCCTCCTCAACGCCGTCTACCTGAGCG cCAAGTGGAAGACAAAATTTAATGAACAAAAAACAGAGATGCAGCCCTTTCACTACAAGTCTTCTGAGATTAAGGTACCCATGATGACAAGCAAGAAGTACCCAGTGGCCCAGTTCACCGACCTGACTCTGAAGGCCAAG GTGGGGCAGCTGCAGCTCACTAACAACCTGAGCCTGGTGATTGTGATGCCCATGTACTTGACCCAGCGTCTGGAGGACATGGAGAAAGCCCTCAGCCCCACGGTCTTCAAGGCCATCATGACAAAACTGCAGATGCTCAAGTTCCAGCCCATTTTTGTGTCGCTGCCCCGTCTCAAAGTGAAGAGTGACCACAACATGCTGCCAATCATGGAGAAGCTAG ATTTCTTTGACTTCGCCTACGATCTCGACCTGTGCGGGCTGACGGAGGACCCGGATCTCCAGGTGTCGGCCATGCAGCACCAGGCGGTGCTGGAGCTGACCGAGTCGGGCGTGGAGGCCGCTGCTGCCGCCACCACCAACGTGGCCCGCAACCTGATGTTCTTCGAGGTGCAGCAGCCCTTCCTCTTCCTGCTCTGGGACCAGCAACACAAGTTCCCCGTCTTTATGGGGCGGGTGTATGACCCCAGGGCCTGA